In Desulfobacter hydrogenophilus, the genomic stretch AGGCTTCTTGCTATTCAACCTTTAATACGCCTTGTAGATGAACTAAAATTCGGCGTTATTTCTGCCCAACTTATTTAATCCGCGGTCCTTAATATCAGGGACAGGCAGCGTATTCTTGTCGGTATCCGTGAGGTGTGGGCCTCAGCGTATAGTGAAAGAAGCTATCTGTGGCGGCAAAAATACCTGAGTAACCCAGCCAATGTCTTCCCTTCCATTTTACTTTTGCCCTCGGTGGATGTTCAGCGCTCAGATGGCGTTGACTCGGGGCTTCAGAAAAAACTACCGCTTTTTTTCAAATCTGGATCAAAGCGACTCACTTGCTGTACTTGACATTACGCCCGGTAAGACGTCACGTCTTGCCCTCTGGTAGGTAGCCAACAAGACGGTTTGCCTTGGGCAGTGTCGGCAAACTTGCCATTGCAGCCAGGCTGTTTACGCAGCTTAAAAATATATTCCCGGATGATCCGGAAAAATGACGCAAGCTTTTGAAAAATAGAATCGTGACAGCAGGGCCATGGGTTGAGACCAATCACCATAGTGTGCCGGTGTATGATCCTGCCACCGGCAGGTTTGATAACCGACCCATTCGTCAGGGAGACAGGTTTTCCCTTTACGAGTGGGCGGATCATATGATTTCGGTCAGCGCTAATGCCGCCGCCTCCATGTGGAAGGAGGCGGTCCTTATGCACAGTTTAGGTGATAACTATCCGCCGTCCCCGGATCAGGAGAAAATTTTTTTTGCATCAACCCCCAAGTCGGTGCTTGGCAAAATGGCTGCAACGGTGGTGATCGAGCCCTTTATTCGCGCAGGGATCACGCCCCAGGAGTTTCACCTGGGCAGTTTTTATTTGACCGATTTGGCTTCAACCATCACCTGTATCTCGACATCAGGCCATCGCTTGTCCACAGGCTGGACCGACTGAGGAGCAACAACTTTGCAGTAAACCATGGTGTTTTCCCGGATATTGTCCAGGTAAACCGGTGTGGTGGTGATGTTTTTATAGGATTTTTCGGCGTCTCCGGACGGAACAAAGACCAAAAGAGATTCAGGCACAACCCTGGCTGCGGTCATTCTCAGTCCGTCTGGGATACTGCCCACCAGCTGGGGTTTCACCGGCAGCAATATCCGGCTAAGTTTCGAAATGTTCACCTCAATACTGGCCGGGTCCACGTCAAGAAGCCTGACCCCTTTGGGCAGCCTGAGATTGTCCTGGCTGATGAATACGGTCTGTTTTCCTGCTGCCATTTTCGCAAGGTCGATTTTGACGCCCATTGTCGACGGAGATAGGTCCGCCAAATCCGATCTGCTCCCGCTTAAATGCAGTCTGGCCTCTTTGGCTTTTTCCCCTGTCATCACCACATTTTCCGCCGTAGCCGTGTACTCCACAGGAACAGAGATCACCTTCTCAATCATCTCCCCCTGTCCTGAAATAATCGTCACCCACAGCACCACCGCCACAGCTACGGAGCTCGCAATTTCCAGCCCAATGGTGCGAAAGGAGCCCTTTGTGGATAAAAACTGTTTGAAAATCCCTTCAGCTCTGTAGTGATTCTGGATGGCCGCCACGATGTCGGTTTGCGTTTTAAGCGGAGTCATTTGGCCGTTTTTAAACATGGCGACCTGATGTCGCTCTTCGGATACCACCGCCACCAAAGCGTCTGATTTTTCACTTAAGCCCATGGCCGCATGATGGCGGGTGCCGTAATCGCTAGATAAGCGTTCGTTCTGGGAGACAGGAAGACGAACCCCTAATGCATCAAGCCGTCCGTTTTTAACAATAAGGGCTCCGTCATGCCCCGGGGAGTGGTGGTCAAATATGCTTAAAATTAGTGGAAGGCTGGGCTGGGCTTCCAGTCGAAATCCTGCACTGACCCACTGGGCAATGTTCTCTCTGCCTGGGAAGACTATAATGGCGCCGGTGCCTGATTCGGCCATGCGTACCAGGCTTTCTGCGATCAGCTTAAAAAAACCTGGATCCTGGGGCTTGTCGATCTTTTTGCGGATGGACGCGGCTCTTTCAAACATCTTGCGCAACTCGGGCTGGAACAAAACAATCAGGCTGATTACCGCCACATGGCTGACGTTGCGGTATACCCACTCCACTCCTTTGAGGTCAAGCAGGCTGGCTACCACAAAAAAAAGGGCTGCCACCAGAATACCGGAAACAATTTTCCAGGTACCCAGGCGTAGAAGTGTGCGGTAAAGGAAAAAAAGTCCTGCGGAAATAACCAGAATATCCAGAACGGTTTGCCAGGATAGCTGTTGATATGTCATGGTGTATGTTTCTTACTCCCAAGGGTTAATTAAAGGTTGTCGTCAACCTTAATTTTTTTGCTCATGACGCCGGCCCCCACAAAGGCCGGCACCATCAAAGAGATCGTAGAACGGCTCTGTAAAATGGTCGTTATCAGTCCCCATCCACCAATTGAAAATTTCAATACAGGCCCTAATATCTTCATTGGTCTGCTGCATTGGATCTCCTCTTTGAAAGTAAAATTTATTCCGTGTACGGGCTTAAGTTAACAGACACATTTGTGCATCATATCAACTTTCATGCTCGTACGAAGAGTATGTGCCGGTCTACCCACACAGCCATAACGAAGAATACTTCATTTTCTTGAACAGAACAGAACAAACTGGACCTTTAAACAGACGGGATATCATGTTATTTTCACTTCCGGCCCTGCCCAGTGCAACAGCGGCATAGGCCTTTTTTTCAGTCAGCTTTAAAATTTGCTGGGCAGGATTGCTTGAAACAGGCAATTGCGTTTTGATCCGGTTCAGATCCAGGTTGTTTCTCGATAAAATAAGCCTATATTGATCCATTAAAGATGAATCTAAGAATACATATTCAGGTGCCAGCAGATTAATGCAGTGACTCGTGCTTTTCGCCAAGACAACTCCCACATGATCCGCCATCTGAATAGAGGCGTCAGAACCGTCCAGATACAATAGAACATCGTTGCCGACCGTTTCTGAAGCATTGCACAGCCATAGCGGGAACCCGGTTTTTTTTAAAAGTTTTGCACTCATGCTTTCTTCAAAAGACTGTTCAAGCATGGAAATTCCCCTTCGGCCTAAAGCAACGGCATCATACCCCCCCTTTTCTGCCTCCTGGATAATATCGTCCACCGTTGAAAATTTTGGAGTCAGGGGGTTATAACTCACATTGCTTTTTAAAAAACCTTTTTCCATCAGGATGGCCCCGGCATGTCTAAGGGCCTCTTCTCCTTTTGTCAGCAGGCTGTCTTTCTGATTTTCCAAGCTGTCCCCATCCATAAAATCCTGGGTTGCGGTGTAAAGAAGGGTGGATTTTATATTGGTTTTATCCTGAAAAAAATCACCAACAAAACGTACTCCATCTAGTGCGCTTTTTTGATCTGAGACGGTAATTAAAAAGTTTCTGTCCATTTTTTTCCTTCCTGGTTCAATTCTTATTTAACATTGCCGACAGGCCGTTTGTCGCTGCGGTCCGAAATAACCATAAACGTCTTTCTTAAATTTTTCCGGAAAAGCGTTTTTTCGCCCGGAAGGTTGTACAGATGTGAAAATATTATTTTATAATGAATTCACCTGGTTTTAAAAATTCTTAAATCCGGTACCCGGCATCAAATGGGTATCTTCACCCCAATGACCGGGGAAAACTTTGACAAAACCAGGATTCCCCGATATCAAACAGTCGCCCGTCTTTTAAAAAGATGGTACGGCATTATAATATACAGCTTTTGCTGAAATAAAAGGATTTTCCAGTCCATGTTAGAACAAAATATCCTCATCACAGGCCTTTTCGTAATCCCGTACCTTGATTTTTTAGAAAATAGAGCTGTCGCAGTGCTTCGACACAGATTCCCGGGTCCGGGTGTTCCAGCAGACGGATAAAATTTTCACTGAGCTTTTCGTTGTGGAAACCCGAGATGCGCTGCATCATATTTAAACTTTCCCGGGTATCCCCCCGGAAGAGCATTGCCGATATACTTTGAATGATCTGCTCGTTTTCGGGAATCGGTCCTATGACACGTTAACAAATTTATGCTCTATATCCTGGTCATAAAATTCATAGTTTTATTTTGTGACAGGGTGTATTCAATTGCTTTTTGAAAATTTTTTCATGATTGTATGGAAAGGTCTCCAAAAAATAGGATTCTACAGTCGGAAGTGGCAGATAAAAGATTATGTTCGAGCGACTTCGGATTTTTTCCCTTTGTGCATCCCTTATCATTTTTTTTATGTCCCGAATTTGTGTTGACAAATAGCACGAAAGACCCCGCTTTGGAACAGCTATTTTCGCCCCTTTACCGTTAAGGAAGATCCCTATGATCCGGTCTCTTGTCGGCTATATTTCAACCTGATTTAGTGTCTGAACGAAAACTT encodes the following:
- a CDS encoding diadenylate cyclase; this translates as MTYQQLSWQTVLDILVISAGLFFLYRTLLRLGTWKIVSGILVAALFFVVASLLDLKGVEWVYRNVSHVAVISLIVLFQPELRKMFERAASIRKKIDKPQDPGFFKLIAESLVRMAESGTGAIIVFPGRENIAQWVSAGFRLEAQPSLPLILSIFDHHSPGHDGALIVKNGRLDALGVRLPVSQNERLSSDYGTRHHAAMGLSEKSDALVAVVSEERHQVAMFKNGQMTPLKTQTDIVAAIQNHYRAEGIFKQFLSTKGSFRTIGLEIASSVAVAVVLWVTIISGQGEMIEKVISVPVEYTATAENVVMTGEKAKEARLHLSGSRSDLADLSPSTMGVKIDLAKMAAGKQTVFISQDNLRLPKGVRLLDVDPASIEVNISKLSRILLPVKPQLVGSIPDGLRMTAARVVPESLLVFVPSGDAEKSYKNITTTPVYLDNIRENTMVYCKVVAPQSVQPVDKRWPDVEIQVMVEAKSVK
- a CDS encoding universal stress protein, whose protein sequence is MDRNFLITVSDQKSALDGVRFVGDFFQDKTNIKSTLLYTATQDFMDGDSLENQKDSLLTKGEEALRHAGAILMEKGFLKSNVSYNPLTPKFSTVDDIIQEAEKGGYDAVALGRRGISMLEQSFEESMSAKLLKKTGFPLWLCNASETVGNDVLLYLDGSDASIQMADHVGVVLAKSTSHCINLLAPEYVFLDSSLMDQYRLILSRNNLDLNRIKTQLPVSSNPAQQILKLTEKKAYAAVALGRAGSENNMISRLFKGPVCSVLFKKMKYSSLWLCG